In one Oryzias latipes chromosome 13, ASM223467v1 genomic region, the following are encoded:
- the LOC101156827 gene encoding extracellular calcium-sensing receptor-like, whose protein sequence is MSLNTCAPSKMPWHPSKTLTGPKNSKAYSALYGYSSSIHSSCKLGRQFQLNALHMPGDVTLGGLFEVHFTSVFPELIFTSEPTKISCQGFDPLGFRHAMTMAFAIHEINKNPNLLPNLTLGYSLYDNCATLVIGFSAAMSLFNGQDEEFMLQENCSGRPPVLGIVGDPFSTFTIAASDVISLFRLPIVSYYATCLCLSDRKRFPSFFRTIPSDAFQVHAMLQILKHFSWTWVGLLFSDDDYGHHVAQSFQSELHHSVGGCLAYLEMLPWGDNPVELKRIVGLMKKSTARVVIVFAHQIHMIHLLEEVVNQNVTGLQWMASEAWTSANVFETPRFMPYLGGTLGIAIRRGEISGLRDFLLRIRPHDKNDNENSMVKQFWEHTFQCRFAPPPAEWMEAGGALCSGEEDLQTVETTFLDVSNLRPEYNIYKAVYALVYALDQMLRCEPGRGPFSEHSCASLQQLEPWQLIHYLEKVNFTTSFGDQVSFDKNGDALPIYDVMNWVWLPGKIEVQNVGFFKKTTLNDEELVIDEDKIFWNFDKVPRSVCSESCPPGTRMVRRKGQPLCCFDCVPCSEGKITNQTDSIECLSCPEDFWSSKQNDLCVPKKIEFLSYNDPLGICLTTASLLGTFICSIVFAIFIYHRSTPVVRANNSELSFLILVSLKLCFLCSLLFIGQPQLWTCQLRHAVFGISFVLCVSCILVKTMVVLAVFSSSKPGGGSKLKWFGSVQQRGTVLALTCVQAVVCTVWIISASPTPHANTRYHNDKIIYECVVGSTAGFAVLLGYISLLAIISFLLAFLARNLPDNFNEAKFITFSMLIFCAVWVAFVPAYVNSPGKYADAVEVFAILASSFGLLVALFGPKCYIILLKPEKNTRKAIMGRDIKR, encoded by the exons ATGAGCCTCAACACTTGTGCTCCCTCCAAGATGCCCTGGCACCCGTCTAAAACCCTCACGGGCCCGAAAAACTCAAAAGCCTACAGCGCCTTATATGGAT ACTCATCTAGTATTCACTCATCTTGCAAATTAGGCAGACAGTTTCAACTGAACGCTCTGCACATGCCTGGTGATGTGACTCTGGGTGGACTGTTTGAAGTTCACTTCACCTCAGTCTTCCCTGAGCTAATCTTTACCTCTGAGCCAACTAAGATCAGCTGTCAAGG GTTTGACCCTTTGGGCTTCAGACATGCCATGACCATGGCCTTTGCTATCCATGAGATCAACAAAAATCCCAACCTGCTCCCCAATTTGACTTTGGGATACAGTCTTTACGACAACTGTGCTACACTTGTGATTGGATTTAGTGCTGCTATGTCACTCTTCAATGGCCAAGATGAGGAATTCATGCTTCAGGAGAACTGTTCAGGAAGACCTCCAGTTCTGGGAATAGTGGGTGACCCCTTCTCCACATTTACTATTGCCGCATCTGATGTGATAAGTTTATTCAGACTTCCAATT GTAAGTTACTATGCTACATGTTTATGCCTCAGTGATCGCAAGagatttccttctttctttagAACAATACCAAGCGATGCATTCCag GTTCATGCCATGTTACagattttaaagcatttcagcTGGACATGGGTGGGGCTGTTGTTTAGTGATGATGATTATGGACACCATGTTGCCCAGTCCTTCCAGTCTGAATTGCATCATTCTGTTGGAGGTTGTTTGGCATATTTAGAGATGCTGCCCTGGGGAGATAATCCAGTCGAGCTAAAAAGGATTGTGGGATTGATGAAGAAATCAACAGCTCGCgttgttattgtttttgctCATCAAATACACATGATTCATCTTTTAGAAGAG GTGGTAAATCAGAATGTGACAGGTCTGCAGTGGATGGCCAGTGAAGCCTGGACATCGGCAAATGTATTCGAAACACCTCGATTCATGCCATACCTCGGTGGTACGTTGGGTATCGCCATCCGTAGAGGAGAAATTTCTGGGCTTAGAGACTTTCTTCTGAGAATACGTCCACATGACAAAAATGACAACGAAAATAGCATG GTTAAGCAGTTCTGGGAGCACACATTTCAGTGTCGATTTGCACCACCTCCAGCAGAATGGATGGAAGCTGGTGGGGCCTTGTGCAGTGGAGAAGAAGATCTACAGACTGTAGAGACTACATTTCTGGATGTCTCTAACCTCAGACCTGAGTACAACATTTACAAAGCTGTATATGCTCTGGTGTACGCTCTTGATCAGATGCTACGGTGTGAACCAGGAAGAGGACCTTTTAGTGAGCACAGCTGTGCATCTTTGCAACAATTGGAGCCTTGGCAG CTTATACATTACTTGGAAAAGGTCAACTTTACGACATCTTTTGGTGACCAAGTGTCCTTTGACAAAAATGGTGACGCTTTACCAATATATGATGTCATGAACTGGGTTTGGCTTCCTGGAAAAATAGAAGTTCAGAATgtaggtttttttaaaaagacaaccTTGAATGATGAAGAACTTGTAATCGATGAAGACAAGATCTTCTGGAACTTCGACAag GTGCCTCGGTCAGTGTGCAGTGAGAGCTGCCCTCCAGGTACCCGGATGGTGAGAAGGAAGGGACAACCTCTGTGTTGTTTTGATTGTGTCCCATGTTCTGAAGGAAAAATCACCAATCAAACAG ACTCTATTGAGTGCCTCAGTTGTCCAGAAGACTTCTGGTCCAGCAAACAAAATGACCTCTGTGTTCCGAAGAAAATAGAGTTTCTCTCCTACAACGACCCTCTTGGTATATGCTTGACAACCGCTTCGTTGCTGGGTACATTCATCTGCAGCATTGTTTTTGCCATCTTCATCTATCACCGCAGCACACCTGTAGTGCGGGCAAACAATTCTGAACTGAGCTTCCTCATTTTGGTGTCACTTAAGTTGTGTTTTCTCTGTTCCCTACTGTTCATTGGACAACCTCAACTGTGGACGTGCCAACTGAGACATGCTGTGTTTGGGATCAGCTTTGTGCTTTGTGTTTCATGTATTCTAGTTAAAACCATGGTGGTTCTAGCTGTGTTCAGCTCTTCAAAGCCTGGAGGCGGATCCAAACTCAAATGGTTTGGAAGTGTTCAGCAAAGAGGAACAGTTTTAGCTCTCACTTGTGTTCAGGCAGTAGTTTGCACTGTTTGGATTATCTCTGCCTCACCAACCCCACATGCAAACACCAGATACCACAATGACAAGATCATTTATGAATGTGTCGTTGGCTCCACAGCTGGTTTTGCAGTCCTGTTGGGCTACATAAGCCTACTGGCTATCATAAGTTTTCTGCTTGCATTTCTGGCTAGGAATCTTCCAGACAATTTTAATGAAGCCAAATTCATCACTTTCAGTATGCTAATTTTTTGTGCTGTGTGGGTGGCCTTTGTTCCTGCCTATGTTAACTCTCCAGGTAAATATGCCGATGCAGTGGAGGTGTTTGCCATATTGGCCTCCAGTTTTGGCCTCCTTGTGGCGCTGTTTGGACCTAAATGTTACATAATCCTACTGAAGCCAGAAAAGAATACAAGGAAAGCTATAATGGGCAGAGacataaaaagataa
- the LOC101171351 gene encoding extracellular calcium-sensing receptor-like, translating to MIFAIEEINNSTELLPGIRLGYQIHDSCGVVPVAMHKAFQLSNGGDSIFYTDNNCSQSGMMAAVVAESGSTPSISMSRIIGSFNIPQVSHYATCACLSDKQQYPNFFRTIPSDAFQAVALAKLVKHFGWTWIGAVCSDSDYGNNGMASFLQAAQKEGICVEFSESFYRTNPYSKIQRVADVIRRATAKVIVAFTASGEMKVLLEELARKPSPSRQWIGSESWITDPNMMKFDFCEGGIGFGIPKSVIPGLRDFLLDLSPSEVAASPLLTEFWENAFKCRLRKDVGAEERVCDGSEDMTKLQSPYTETSQLRVTNMVYKAVYAIAHAIHSVVCPEKNSTTKCDKHLMLESKQVLDALKKVNFTKNGYPVSFDTNGDPVAVYELVNWQKGESGNIELVTVGYYDASLPINKEFHINGNLTWMDGRKQVPVSVCTDSCPPGTHKVLQKGKPSCCYDCIPCPEGEISNTSDSSDCFPCPIEFWPNPEKDSCHPKPVEFLSIDETLAIILAVVSVGGACLAILTAAVFFHHRTTPIVRANNSELSFLLLFSLTLCFLCSLTFIGAPTEWSCMLRHSAFGITFVLCISCVLGKTIVVLMAFKATLPGSNVIKWFGPLQQRLTVVFFTFVQVLICMVWLVLRPPFPMKNFSTYKEKIILECALGSAIGFWAVLGYIGLLAVFCFVLAVLARKLPDNFNEAKLITFSMLIFCAVWLSFIPAYVSSPGKFTVAVEIFAILASSFGLIMCIFAPKCFIILCQPEKNTKNYLMNKK from the exons ATGATCTTTGCCATTGAGGAAATTAACAACAGCACAGAGCTGCTGCCTGGTATCAGGCTTGGTTATCAGATCCATGACTCATGTGGTGTAGTGCCTGTGGCAATGCACAAGGCCTTTCAGCTTTCAAATGGAGGGGACAGTATCTTCTATACTGACAACAATTGCTCCCAATCTGGCATGATGGCGGCTGTTGTTGCTGAGTCCGGATCCACACCATCCATCAGTATGTCTCGGATCATTGGGTCATTTAACATTCCCCAA gtCAGCCACTATGCCACGTGTGCTTGTCTGTCTGATAAGCAGCAGTATCCAAATTTCTTCAGAACTATACCCAGTGATGCATTTCAGGCTGTAGCGCTGGCCAAGCTGGTGAAACACTTTGGCTGGACTTGGATAGGTGCTGTCTGCTCGGATTCAGATTATGGCAATAACGGGATGGCCTCTTTTCTTCAAGCAGCTCAAAAGGAGGGGATTTGTGTGGAGTTTTCAGAATCTTTTTATCGTACCAATCCATATAGCAAAATTCAAAGAGTGGCTGATGTTATCCGCAG GGCAACTGCAAAAGTTATTGTGGCCTTTACTGCCTCTGGAGAAATGAAAGTCTTGTTGGAAGAACTTGCCAGGAAACCTTCACCATCTCGTCAGTGGATAGGGAGCGAGTCCTGGATTACAGACCCAAATATGATGAAGTTTGATTTCTGTGAAGGGGGCATTGGATTTGGGATTCCAAAATCTGTCATCCCAGGTTTGAGAGATTTTTTGCTGGATCTTTCTCCCTCAGAAGTGGCAGCATCTCCACTGCTGACAGAGTTCTGGGAGAACGCCTTCAAATGCAGACTGAGAAAAG ATGTTGGTGCAGAAGAACGTGTCTGCGATGGAAGTGAAGACATGACAAAGCTTCAGAGTCCATACACAGAAACATCTCAGCTGAGAGTCACTAACATGGTTTATAAGGCTGTTTATGCAATAGCACATGCTATTCATAGTGTTGTGTGCCCAGAAAAAAATTCGACAACCAAGTGTGACAAACATTTAATGTTGGAGTCCAAGCAG GTTTTAGATGCACTAAAGAAAGTCAATTTTACCAAGAATGGCTATCCTGTGTCATTTGATACTAATGGAGATCCTGTGGCTGTTTATGAGCTGGTCAACTGGCAGAAGGGTGAAAGTGGAAATATTGAGTTGGTAACAGTAGGATACTATGATGCGTCTCTGCCTATAAATAAAGAATTCCATATCAACGGAAATCTAACCTGGATGGATGGTAGAAAACAA GTGCCAGTGTCAGTGTGTACTGATAGCTGTCCTCCAGGAACTCACAAAGTGCTGCAGAAAGGAAAACCCAGCTGTTGCTATGATTGTATACCATGTCCTGAGGGAGAGATTAGCAACACTTCAG ATTCCTCTGATTGTTTCCCATGTCCCATCGAATTCTGGCCAAATCCAGAAAAGGACTCATGTCATCCCAAACCAGTAGAATTTCTTTCCATTGATGAGACTCTGGCTATCATCTTGGCTGTCGTCTCTGTTGGTGGAGCATGTCTTGCCATCTTAACAGCAGCAGTGTTTTTCCATCACAGAACCACCCCAATAGTACGGgccaacaactcagagctgagcttcctgctgctcttctccctgactctgtgttttttatgttcctTAACTTTCATAGGGGCTCCCACTGAGTGGTCTTGTATGCTGCGTCACTCAGCTTTTGGCATCACCTTTGTTCTTTGTATCTCCTGTGTGCTTGGAAAAACCATAGTGGTCTTGATGGCCTTTAAAGCTACACTGCCAGGTAGCAATGTCATCAAATGGTTTGGTCCTCTACAACAAAGACTGACTGTAGTGTTCTTTACATTTGTTCAAGTGTTAATCTGCATGGTTTGGCTTGTGCTGAGGCctccatttccaatgaaaaactTCTCCACATATAAAGAGAAGATCATCCTGGAGTGTGCTTTGGGTTCTGCCATTGGGTTCTGGGCTGTGTTGGGTTACATCGGCCTTCTGGCTGTGTTCTGCTTTGTGTTAGCTGTGCTGGCTCGGAAACTGCCGGACAACTTTAATGAAGCCAAGCTGATAACATTTAGCATGTTGATTTTCTGTGCAGTCTGGCTGAGCTTCATCCCAGCTTATGTCAGCTCTCCTGGCAAATTCACAGTAGCTGTGGAGATATTTGCTATTCTGGCCTCCAGTTTTGGACTAATAATGTGTATATTTGCTCCAAAGTGTTTTATCATTCTGTGTCAACCTGAGAAGAACACCAAAAATtatttaatgaacaaaaaataa